Genomic DNA from Verrucomicrobiia bacterium:
TTGAATTTCTATTTTAACATGAAAAGCAGGCGTTAAAGAAAGCGTTTCTATTTTTTCGGGCCATTCCATCACAAGAACTCCTTCGTGCAACGCATCGTCTAAACCTAAAAAATTAATTTCTCGCTGAGATTGAATACGATACCAATCCGCATGCCATAAAGACAAACGACCTCCGCGATATTCATGCAATAAAGTAAACGTTGGACTAGTCACTTCACCGGCAAAACCTAAACCTTCTGCTATTCCTTTTACAAAATAGGTTTTTCCCGCGCCCATTTCACCGCTTAACGCCACAACATCACCCTGTTTCAATTGCTGAGAAAATTGCGTGCCAATCGCAACCG
This window encodes:
- the tsaE gene encoding tRNA (adenosine(37)-N6)-threonylcarbamoyltransferase complex ATPase subunit type 1 TsaE; the encoded protein is MADSIISNSESETVAIGTQFSQQLKQGDVVALSGEMGAGKTYFVKGIAEGLGFAGEVTSPTFTLLHEYRGGRLSLWHADWYRIQSQREINFLGLDDALHEGVLVMEWPEKIETLSLTPAFHVKIEIQNETQRKISWE